A window of the Salvia hispanica cultivar TCC Black 2014 unplaced genomic scaffold, UniMelb_Shisp_WGS_1.0 HiC_scaffold_406, whole genome shotgun sequence genome harbors these coding sequences:
- the LOC125199160 gene encoding pyruvate decarboxylase 2-like, with protein MHAGRAPPRPHHRPSATLGRHIARRLVQIGATDVFSVPGDFNLTLLDHLIAEPGLTNVGCCNELNAGYAADGYARARGVGACVVTFTVGGLSVINAIAGAYSENLPVICIVGGPNTNDYGTNRILHHTIGLPDFSQELKCFKTVTCYQL; from the exons ATGCACGCCGGGCGGGCCCCACCACGGCCCCACCACCGACCCTCGGCCACGCTCGGCCGCCACATCGCCCGCCGCCTCGTCCAGATCGGCGCCACCGACGTCTTCTCCGTCCCCGGCGACTTCAACCTCACCCTCCTCGACCACCTCATCGCCGAGCCCGGCCTCACCAACGTCGGCTGCTGCAACGAGCTCAACGCCGGCTACGCGGCCGACGGATACGCCCGCGCGCGCGGCGTCGGCGCATGCGTCGTCACGTTCACGGTGGGCGGCCTCAGCGTGATCAACGCCATCGCCGGCGCATACAGCGAGAATCTCCCCGTGATCTGCATCGTCGGTGGCCCCAACACCAATGACTACGGCACCAACCGCATCCTCCACCACACCATCGGATTGCCCGATTTCAGCCAAGAGCTTAAGTGTTTCAAAACAGTCACGTGTTATCAG TTGTGA
- the LOC125199167 gene encoding protein NUCLEAR FUSION DEFECTIVE 2-like yields MGFRVSILLLFLLVTVLSSSAQAFSEEESSLPELSLTLPSSFSKSLANLQKEINYTFNGVGLLRRAMTHSSYSEENNKALSVLGESVIETSVALQSLRRDVDISAKDLNLAISEASKVEGSCNAEGIRLSLQNVVRVATNTDATAPSVVCGAFRALFGAIAIDAGSSDEAGKVYGKIRAGVGSAVTM; encoded by the exons ATGGGTTTTAGGGTTTCTATTCTACTCCTTTTTCTCTTGGTTACCGTCCTTTCCTCCTCAGCGCAg GCATTTTCCGAGGAAGAATCATCTTTGCCGGAGCTCTCGTTAACACTGCCGTCGTCTTTCTCAAAATCACTCGCTAATCTACAAAAGGAGATCAA CTATACATTTAATGGAGTGGGATTGCTGCGACGTGCAATGACACACTCCTCCTACTCAGAGGAGAACAACAAGGCTCTGAGTGTGTTGGGAGAAAGTGTAATTGAAACCTCTGTGGCGCTGCAATCACTGAGGAGAGATGTGGATATTTCTGCCAAGGATTTGAACCTTGCCATCTCTGAGGCCTCTAAGGTGGAGGGTTCCTGCAATGCTGAGGGAATTCGGCTCAGTTTGCAGAATGTTGTGAGAGTTGCAACCAACACCGATGCCACAGCTCCTTCTGTGGTCTGTGGTGCGTTCCGTGCACTTTTCGGGGCAATTGCAATTGATGCTGGGAGTTCAGATGAGGCCGGGAAGGTCTATGGAAAAATCCGTGCTGGAGTTGGGAGTGCGGTGACTATGTAG